From the genome of Winogradskyella forsetii, one region includes:
- a CDS encoding TPM domain-containing protein — MLQTKNIVFRFLLLLLLASPFVGWAQFDIPEKPEFQTSVYDGINLLSATQKNNLEQKLIRYSDSTSTQIVIATISSTKGEYINYLGAQWAEAWGIGQADKDNGIFILLARDDRKIGISTGKGIEHLLTDALSKRIINNDIIPYFKQNDYYGGLNRATDAIFEVMTGEYQGTRQTESEFPFEVLFFLFVIFVIFIIAISKSRGGRGGGNRGNRSDSRSILEAIILSNMGRGSYSRGSSSGGFGGFGGGSSGGGGGFGGGFGGGSFGGGGASGGW; from the coding sequence ATGCTCCAAACGAAAAACATAGTGTTTCGATTTTTATTACTTCTATTATTAGCAAGTCCATTTGTTGGATGGGCTCAATTTGACATTCCAGAAAAACCAGAATTTCAAACTAGTGTTTACGACGGTATCAATTTACTTTCAGCAACACAGAAAAACAATTTAGAACAAAAACTTATACGCTATTCCGATTCGACTTCAACACAAATAGTCATTGCTACCATAAGTTCTACCAAAGGTGAATACATCAATTATTTGGGTGCACAATGGGCAGAAGCTTGGGGAATTGGACAAGCAGACAAAGACAATGGTATTTTTATTTTATTGGCGCGAGACGACCGTAAAATTGGTATTAGCACAGGTAAAGGCATTGAGCATTTGCTTACCGACGCCTTAAGTAAGCGCATCATCAACAATGATATCATTCCTTATTTCAAACAAAATGATTATTACGGAGGGCTCAATCGTGCAACAGATGCCATTTTTGAAGTGATGACTGGAGAATACCAAGGCACACGACAAACCGAAAGTGAATTTCCTTTTGAAGTTCTGTTTTTCTTATTTGTAATTTTCGTCATATTTATCATAGCCATTTCTAAAAGTCGAGGTGGCAGAGGTGGCGGCAATAGAGGAAACCGTTCGGACAGTAGAAGTATTCTCGAAGCTATTATTTTAAGTAATATGGGACGCGGAAGTTATTCTAGAGGGTCTTCTTCTGGTGGCTTTGGAGGTTTTGGAGGCGGCTCTTCTGGTGGAGGAGGCGGTTTCGGCGGAGGCTTCGGTGGCGGAAGTTTCGGTGGTGGTGGTGCTTCTGGAGGATGGTAA
- a CDS encoding LysM peptidoglycan-binding domain-containing protein, whose protein sequence is MISSQLLIAQENYFDHTIQKGENVYMIARRYNVSPKAIFELNPGSRDVIYAGRTLRIPTANPSTGNTIINDNQVRNYEVKRGETKSGLSRRFGVSIAMLEQQNPHIVRMLQAGHIINLDKTITEEARVAKAGEHIVIKGETLWGIARENGISVAQLEAANAGRLSEFLQIGQTLTIPDKDYEVVDDGEYLVKRGDTKFRLAKQFNMTIAQLEEKNPHIKELLMAGHILDVDNSSGSTVANSEEESSNSDNSENVLSEGDYNDYVIQPKETLYGLARKAGMTIEAFTTLNPKLLVSVNTGDVIKMPKNMSQTVENTNVTDNNTQNTIEKTDSNKNQVLFDNLVTETANGIYFYTPFSSEELSSPEERDNMVGVNADFQKYIDFFQGAQIAIDSAKALNLNFDVTLIKKNIARTQLAIESPNKKNAILVPFLDNASHYPKFESNEALSVIGIESNINPNDSLKVYKSIPSENFQKTKTLNYLAKQNANVVVVSDLDEARNKNLILNTIPEAKFLKVDKAGFFQEDDLNNALSKNQLNYIVLDSDKTIILLNSTTALMGKLSDHNIQLVMLKSSLLPNQNEVSDMRYRVLKLIFPAITDPRNRKGVDDFITNYENIFDKKPSRFAELGFDVTFDTLLRLSQNSSFENTVNTIVSEHPHLKFDYQKINDFSYSNSGIHLMQYNSNEGMIELE, encoded by the coding sequence ATGATAAGCTCTCAACTTTTAATAGCTCAAGAGAACTATTTTGACCATACCATCCAAAAAGGTGAAAATGTTTATATGATTGCAAGACGATATAATGTGAGTCCAAAGGCCATCTTCGAACTAAACCCAGGTTCCAGAGACGTCATTTATGCTGGCAGAACTTTGCGAATTCCCACTGCAAATCCATCAACAGGAAATACTATAATTAACGATAACCAAGTCCGTAACTATGAAGTAAAGCGTGGTGAAACAAAATCTGGACTTTCCAGACGTTTTGGCGTTAGCATTGCCATGCTAGAACAACAGAATCCGCATATTGTAAGAATGCTTCAAGCCGGTCATATAATTAATTTGGATAAAACCATAACAGAAGAAGCTCGTGTAGCTAAAGCGGGCGAACACATTGTAATAAAAGGCGAAACACTTTGGGGAATTGCTAGGGAAAATGGCATTAGCGTTGCTCAACTTGAAGCTGCAAACGCAGGTCGATTATCAGAATTTTTACAAATCGGACAGACTTTAACCATTCCCGATAAGGACTATGAAGTTGTAGATGATGGTGAGTATTTGGTAAAACGTGGTGATACTAAGTTTAGATTGGCAAAGCAATTTAACATGACCATCGCTCAACTTGAAGAAAAAAACCCACATATCAAAGAATTGTTGATGGCTGGCCATATCCTTGATGTAGACAATTCATCTGGAAGTACGGTTGCAAATTCTGAGGAAGAATCGTCTAACTCAGATAATTCTGAAAATGTTTTATCGGAAGGAGATTACAATGATTATGTGATCCAACCAAAGGAAACACTGTATGGCTTAGCAAGAAAGGCTGGTATGACGATTGAAGCATTCACAACTTTAAATCCAAAATTATTGGTTTCCGTAAATACTGGTGACGTCATAAAAATGCCAAAAAATATGTCTCAAACTGTTGAAAACACCAACGTTACAGATAACAATACTCAAAACACCATAGAAAAAACAGATAGCAACAAAAACCAAGTGCTATTTGATAATTTAGTTACTGAAACAGCCAATGGGATTTACTTTTACACACCATTTTCTAGTGAAGAATTGAGTTCTCCCGAAGAGAGAGATAACATGGTAGGTGTAAATGCCGACTTTCAAAAATATATAGATTTTTTCCAAGGTGCCCAAATTGCTATTGATTCGGCAAAAGCTTTAAACTTAAATTTTGATGTCACTTTAATCAAAAAGAACATTGCTAGAACTCAACTGGCAATTGAAAGTCCAAATAAGAAAAACGCAATTCTTGTTCCGTTTTTGGACAATGCCTCACATTACCCAAAATTTGAATCAAACGAAGCGCTTTCCGTTATAGGTATTGAGTCTAATATTAACCCTAATGACAGCTTAAAAGTATACAAATCCATTCCTTCAGAGAATTTTCAAAAAACAAAAACATTAAACTATTTAGCAAAACAAAATGCCAATGTCGTTGTGGTCAGTGATCTTGACGAAGCCAGAAATAAGAATTTAATACTGAATACTATTCCGGAAGCTAAATTTTTAAAAGTGGATAAGGCAGGATTTTTTCAGGAGGATGATTTAAACAATGCACTAAGTAAAAACCAATTAAATTATATCGTTTTAGATAGCGATAAAACAATTATTCTACTCAATTCCACGACTGCTTTAATGGGCAAACTATCAGATCATAATATTCAATTGGTAATGCTAAAGTCGTCTTTACTACCTAATCAGAATGAAGTTTCAGACATGAGGTATCGTGTATTAAAACTTATATTCCCAGCCATTACAGATCCAAGAAATAGAAAAGGGGTTGACGATTTTATAACTAATTACGAAAATATATTTGACAAAAAACCATCAAGGTTTGCCGAATTGGGCTTTGATGTTACCTTCGACACCTTACTAAGATTGTCTCAAAACTCATCCTTTGAAAACACAGTAAACACAATTGTTTCAGAACATCCACACTTAAAATTTGATTATCAAAAAATAAATGACTTTAGTTATTCTAATTCAGGCATTCATTTAATGCAATATAATTCAAATGAAGGCATGATAGAACTGGAATAA
- a CDS encoding TPM domain-containing protein — translation MPNIENFLTSKEEAEIVEAIRIAECDTSGEIRVHIEQKCDIDVYEHALEVFHILKMDNTLQRNGVLIYVAVDNKSFVIFGDQGINNIVGADFWNSTRDKISAQFKAGNFKEGLIDGIKEAGKVLSQYFPWHHHDKDELDNTISKG, via the coding sequence ATGCCAAATATTGAGAATTTCTTAACTTCAAAAGAAGAAGCGGAAATTGTTGAAGCGATTAGAATTGCTGAATGTGATACCTCAGGAGAAATTCGTGTACATATAGAACAGAAATGTGATATTGATGTTTACGAACATGCGCTAGAGGTCTTTCATATTTTAAAAATGGACAACACCTTGCAAAGAAATGGTGTTTTAATTTATGTCGCTGTGGACAATAAATCCTTTGTGATTTTTGGCGATCAAGGCATTAACAATATTGTAGGTGCCGACTTCTGGAATTCCACGCGTGATAAAATTTCCGCCCAATTCAAAGCCGGTAATTTTAAAGAAGGTTTAATTGATGGTATCAAAGAAGCAGGGAAAGTTTTGTCCCAATACTTCCCTTGGCATCATCATGATAAAGATGAACTAGATAATACAATTTCAAAAGGTTAA
- the der gene encoding ribosome biogenesis GTPase Der: protein MSNIVAVVGRPNVGKSTFFNRLIKRREAIVDAVSGVTRDRHYGKTDWNGKEFSLIDTGGYVVGSDDVFEAEIDKQVELAIDEADAIIFMVDVESGVTGMDEDVAQLLRKVKKPVFLVVNKVDNNKRLEDAVEFYSLGLGEYFAIASINGSGTGDLLDAVVEALPEKEEVEEDELPRFAVVGRPNAGKSSFINALIGEERYIVTDITGTTRDSIDTKYNRFGFEFNLVDTAGIRRKSKVKEDLEFYSVMRSVRAIEHCDVCMLVLDATRGFDGQVQNIFWLAERNRKGIVILVNKWDLVEKETKTAKEFEKHIRQEIAPFTDVPIVFISVLNKQRIFKAIETAVEVYNNRTKRIKTSVLNETLLPIIEHQPPPAYKGKFVKIKYIMQLPTPQPQFAFFCNLPQYVKEPYKRFLENKLRDQFDFTGVPVSVYMRKK, encoded by the coding sequence ATGAGCAATATAGTCGCTGTGGTAGGTCGTCCAAACGTAGGGAAATCGACATTTTTTAACCGTCTTATTAAAAGACGTGAAGCAATCGTTGATGCTGTGAGTGGTGTTACACGAGATCGTCACTATGGCAAAACGGATTGGAATGGTAAAGAATTCTCTTTGATAGATACTGGTGGTTATGTGGTTGGAAGTGATGATGTTTTTGAAGCCGAAATAGACAAACAAGTAGAATTGGCCATAGATGAAGCTGATGCTATAATTTTTATGGTAGATGTGGAATCTGGCGTTACTGGAATGGACGAAGATGTTGCGCAACTCCTTCGAAAAGTAAAAAAGCCGGTTTTTTTAGTCGTTAATAAGGTTGATAATAATAAGCGCTTAGAAGATGCAGTTGAGTTTTATTCGCTTGGCTTAGGAGAGTATTTTGCTATTGCAAGTATCAACGGAAGTGGTACAGGAGATCTGTTGGATGCCGTAGTTGAGGCCTTACCGGAAAAGGAGGAGGTTGAAGAAGATGAATTGCCTCGATTCGCTGTAGTTGGAAGACCAAACGCTGGAAAATCGTCATTCATCAATGCATTAATAGGAGAGGAGCGCTACATCGTAACTGATATTACAGGTACCACACGGGATTCTATTGATACTAAATATAATCGTTTTGGATTTGAATTCAATTTGGTGGATACTGCTGGTATTCGTCGTAAATCTAAGGTAAAGGAAGATCTGGAATTTTATTCTGTAATGCGAAGTGTGAGGGCTATAGAACATTGTGATGTTTGTATGCTGGTGTTAGATGCTACGCGTGGTTTTGATGGTCAAGTGCAGAACATTTTTTGGTTGGCAGAGCGTAACCGAAAAGGCATTGTGATTTTGGTTAATAAGTGGGATTTAGTCGAAAAAGAAACGAAAACAGCCAAAGAATTTGAAAAACATATAAGACAAGAAATCGCACCATTTACAGATGTACCTATTGTATTTATTTCTGTATTAAATAAGCAACGTATCTTTAAAGCTATTGAAACAGCGGTCGAGGTTTACAATAACAGAACCAAACGAATAAAAACAAGTGTGCTCAATGAAACCTTGTTGCCCATAATAGAGCATCAACCACCTCCAGCTTATAAAGGGAAGTTTGTAAAAATAAAATACATCATGCAATTGCCAACTCCGCAACCGCAATTCGCATTTTTCTGTAATTTACCACAATATGTAAAAGAGCCGTATAAACGTTTCTTGGAAAATAAATTACGGGATCAATTCGATTTTACAGGCGTTCCGGTAAGTGTTTATATGCGGAAAAAGTAG
- a CDS encoding outer membrane beta-barrel protein, which yields MKKLLLVFALLFALYSFAQEKSFEITGTLISEDNSAPIESATVYLERLKDSTVVSYTISDKDGKFKIESSTYDKSLNFYISYIGYKTYLKKIAIDREKIELSTIKMQLDNLLDEVLVKSTAPITIKKDTLEFNVKSFKTKKDANVEDLLKQLPGVEVDEEGNITVNGKPVNKILVNGKPFFGNDPTITTKNLTKDLIEKIQVVDTKTKSEAFTGEEGDKENKTINLTIKEENNKGVFGRVSAGAGTDERYEFAGMVNFFDNDRRVSVLAGGNNTNSPGFSFGEISKMFGRGGGVSFNSNGSFALGGRSFGGGSGITTSQNAGMNYADVIGDNTDISADYFYASSNSEDQSSLQRETILADSRFFTNSTSTTDSDTESHSTNLEFEIETDSTFQISIQPSFSYSKSRTQFSSNEETLNEAMVLTNVSEVNSNVESFAKRFSNQLSATKRFGNKGGFVRVELETDVNQRESDDFLNSDTEVFGSNAEIIDRNQFTDGDNNSYGLSTEFTYRMPIIAKKFFLNFEYEYARDKDNNTESTFDFNDNTQDFSNFNSDLSTDFQYLDVQSIPTFGLTYRGEKLSTRVNLAYNMRTLKNEDLLRPQFNVERKFENMQANARINYRFSPKASLYANYRLGNNPPGLRQLQAFTDVSNPLRTVIGNPNLEPSNQHSFYAGYNGFDWQKRTGFYANADVNIINNQVISKTVVDPETLKRTTTYENVDGNYNYGFSANYTKDIKLDTLRTLKLRLTGRYNFSERINFNNEIKYASQVRTISPRIGVDFIWTKVMEFKPYYQLQLTTNAYDIAAFEDREFTSHSAGLRTATFLPKNLEWRNDINFNYNPNVADGFQKSAWFWNATLAYSLFNEKAIITLKVYDLLNQNTNARRIATQDYIEDRQSTVLRQYFMLSLSYKFNSLGSKGNTSDGDIIFFD from the coding sequence ATGAAGAAACTATTGCTAGTTTTTGCATTACTATTTGCATTATATTCATTTGCCCAAGAAAAATCATTCGAAATTACCGGAACCCTTATTTCAGAGGACAATAGCGCACCGATCGAGTCCGCAACAGTTTATCTAGAACGTTTAAAAGATAGTACTGTAGTTTCTTATACTATTTCTGATAAGGACGGAAAGTTTAAAATTGAAAGTTCAACCTATGATAAAAGTTTGAATTTTTATATTTCTTACATCGGTTACAAAACCTACTTAAAAAAAATAGCAATTGATAGGGAGAAGATTGAGTTAAGTACAATTAAAATGCAATTGGATAATTTACTTGATGAAGTTTTGGTAAAATCTACAGCTCCAATAACGATTAAAAAAGACACCTTAGAATTCAACGTTAAATCCTTTAAAACTAAAAAAGATGCCAATGTAGAAGATCTACTCAAACAATTGCCAGGAGTTGAAGTCGATGAAGAGGGCAACATTACTGTTAATGGAAAACCAGTAAATAAAATTCTAGTTAATGGGAAACCGTTTTTTGGTAACGACCCTACGATTACAACCAAGAATTTAACCAAAGATCTTATTGAAAAAATCCAGGTTGTGGATACTAAAACAAAATCGGAAGCCTTTACGGGTGAAGAAGGAGATAAAGAAAATAAAACCATTAATCTTACCATAAAAGAGGAAAACAACAAAGGTGTTTTCGGACGCGTTTCTGCTGGTGCTGGAACAGACGAACGATACGAATTTGCTGGTATGGTCAACTTTTTTGACAATGATAGGCGTGTGAGCGTTTTAGCAGGCGGAAACAACACTAATTCACCAGGTTTTAGTTTTGGTGAAATTTCTAAAATGTTTGGCAGAGGAGGTGGAGTGTCCTTTAATAGTAATGGCTCATTTGCTTTGGGTGGTCGATCTTTTGGTGGTGGATCGGGCATCACAACCTCACAGAATGCAGGTATGAATTATGCCGACGTCATTGGTGATAACACCGATATTTCTGCCGATTATTTTTACGCATCAAGTAATTCTGAAGATCAATCATCATTGCAACGTGAAACTATTTTGGCAGACTCACGTTTTTTTACCAACTCAACTTCAACAACAGATAGTGATACGGAGAGTCATTCCACGAATTTGGAATTTGAGATTGAAACAGATTCTACATTTCAAATAAGTATCCAACCGTCATTCAGTTATTCAAAATCAAGAACGCAGTTTTCAAGTAATGAAGAAACTTTGAATGAAGCGATGGTGCTAACCAATGTATCTGAAGTCAATTCTAATGTAGAAAGTTTTGCCAAGCGCTTTTCGAATCAATTATCTGCAACCAAGCGTTTTGGAAACAAAGGAGGATTTGTTAGGGTAGAGTTGGAGACGGATGTCAACCAACGAGAAAGTGACGATTTTTTAAATTCAGATACCGAAGTATTTGGGTCAAATGCTGAAATTATTGATCGTAACCAGTTTACAGACGGTGACAATAACAGTTATGGATTGTCCACAGAATTCACCTATAGGATGCCAATAATTGCCAAAAAGTTCTTTTTGAATTTTGAATATGAATATGCCCGAGATAAGGATAACAATACCGAAAGTACGTTTGATTTTAATGACAACACACAAGATTTTAGCAATTTTAATAGTGATTTAAGTACGGATTTTCAATATTTAGATGTTCAAAGTATTCCAACCTTTGGGCTAACTTATCGTGGTGAAAAATTATCTACACGCGTCAATTTGGCCTATAACATGCGTACCTTAAAGAATGAAGATTTATTAAGACCACAGTTTAATGTAGAGCGTAAGTTTGAAAATATGCAAGCCAATGCTAGAATCAATTATAGATTCAGTCCCAAAGCATCGCTCTACGCTAATTATAGATTAGGTAATAATCCACCGGGTTTAAGGCAATTACAGGCTTTTACAGATGTGTCCAATCCCTTGCGAACGGTGATAGGTAATCCAAATTTAGAACCTTCAAACCAACATAGTTTTTATGCTGGTTACAACGGATTTGATTGGCAAAAGCGTACCGGTTTTTATGCCAATGCAGATGTAAACATTATAAACAATCAAGTCATTTCTAAAACTGTCGTGGATCCAGAAACATTAAAGCGGACCACAACTTATGAAAATGTTGATGGTAACTACAATTATGGTTTTTCAGCAAATTATACGAAGGACATAAAATTGGATACACTAAGAACTCTAAAATTAAGGTTAACAGGACGCTATAATTTTTCTGAACGGATTAACTTTAACAATGAAATAAAATATGCGAGTCAAGTAAGAACGATTTCTCCAAGAATAGGTGTCGATTTTATTTGGACTAAGGTTATGGAGTTTAAACCTTATTATCAGTTACAATTGACTACAAATGCTTATGATATCGCTGCCTTCGAAGATCGTGAATTTACAAGTCATAGTGCAGGATTGAGAACCGCAACCTTTTTGCCTAAAAATTTAGAATGGCGAAACGATATTAATTTTAATTACAATCCGAATGTCGCAGACGGTTTTCAAAAAAGTGCGTGGTTTTGGAATGCTACATTAGCTTATAGCCTCTTTAATGAAAAAGCCATTATAACATTGAAGGTTTATGATTTATTAAATCAAAACACCAATGCCAGACGAATTGCCACACAAGATTATATTGAAGATAGGCAAAGTACCGTTTTAAGGCAGTATTTTATGCTCAGTTTAAGCTATAAGTTTAATAGTTTGGGAAGTAAAGGGAATACGAGTGATGGCGATATTATCTTTTTTGATTGA